The following coding sequences lie in one Vibrio casei genomic window:
- the sucA gene encoding 2-oxoglutarate dehydrogenase E1 component produces MHNGVMKAWLESSHLAGANATYVEELYELYLSDPDLVGDEWKQVFDSLPVEAPANGEQPHSRVRDYFRRLAKETKHYNVQVSDPDVDAKQVKVLQLINAYRFRGHQAASLDPLNIWKREPVAELDPQFHNLSPEDFEESFNVGSFAVGQDTMPLKDIYQALNKIYCGSIGAEYMHITNTEEKRWIQDRLESVIGEGSFSKEEKLTFLDELTAAEGLERYLGAKFPGAKRFSLEGGDALIPMMKELIRHAGSNGMREVVIGMAHRGRLNMLVNVLGKKPQDLFDEFAGKHGDSWGTGDVKYHQGFSADFATPGGDVHLALAFNPSHLEIVNPVVIGSVRARQDRLNDKDGSKVLPITIHGDSAIAGQGVVAETFNMSQARGYQVGGTVRIVVNNQVGFTTSNPRDMRSTMYCTDIAKMVQAPIFHVNADDPEAVAFITRIALDYRNTFKRDVVIDLVCYRRHGHNEADEPNATQPLMYQKIKKHPTPRKIYADILVDRKTIELEVSTQLVNEYRDALDRGEVVVKEWRPMALHSVDWTPYLGHEWNEDWNNEVDQDRLIELGNKICQFPESHKLQSRVSKLYNDRVSMINGEKAIDWGMAETLAYATLVDIGKRIRITGQDSGRGTFFHRHAVLHDQETASTYMPLAHVHDHQGPFQVFDSVLSEEAVLAFEYGYATAEPGGLTVWEAQFGDFANGAQVVIDQFISSGEQKWGRLCGLTMLLPHGYEGQGPEHSSARLERYLQLCAEQNIQVVVPSTPAQVYHMIRRQVVRPMRRPLIVMSPKSLLRHPLCTSSIEELASGTFQAAIPEMDELEANKVKRVVMCSGKVYFDLLEQRRKNEQHDVAIIRVEQLYPFPYEDVSKAIEQYTNVEDFVWCQEEPQNQGAWYSSQHNMRFALPNGATLKYAGRPASASPAVGYMSVHLKQQKALIDDALSLDF; encoded by the coding sequence ATGCACAACGGCGTGATGAAGGCATGGCTCGAGTCTTCACACTTGGCTGGCGCCAATGCAACTTACGTAGAAGAACTCTACGAACTGTATCTTAGTGACCCCGATCTAGTCGGTGACGAATGGAAACAAGTGTTTGATAGCCTACCAGTAGAAGCTCCTGCTAATGGTGAACAACCACATTCTCGTGTTCGTGACTACTTCAGACGATTAGCGAAAGAAACAAAGCATTACAATGTCCAAGTTAGTGATCCTGATGTCGATGCTAAACAAGTAAAAGTCCTGCAGTTAATCAATGCTTATCGTTTCCGTGGGCATCAAGCTGCAAGTTTAGACCCTCTTAATATCTGGAAGCGTGAACCAGTTGCTGAATTGGATCCACAATTTCATAACCTCTCCCCAGAAGACTTTGAAGAGTCATTTAATGTTGGTTCGTTTGCCGTCGGGCAAGACACCATGCCTCTTAAAGATATTTACCAAGCTCTAAATAAAATTTACTGCGGCTCTATTGGCGCCGAGTACATGCATATTACTAATACTGAAGAAAAGCGTTGGATTCAAGATCGTTTAGAATCAGTGATTGGAGAAGGTTCATTCTCTAAAGAAGAAAAGCTTACCTTTCTTGATGAATTGACAGCAGCTGAAGGTTTAGAGCGTTATCTTGGTGCGAAATTTCCGGGTGCAAAACGCTTCTCTCTAGAAGGCGGTGACGCACTTATCCCAATGATGAAAGAACTGATCCGTCATGCTGGCTCAAATGGCATGCGTGAAGTCGTTATTGGTATGGCTCACCGTGGTCGCTTAAACATGTTAGTTAACGTGTTAGGTAAAAAGCCACAAGATTTATTTGATGAGTTTGCCGGTAAGCATGGCGATTCATGGGGTACAGGGGATGTAAAATACCATCAAGGTTTTTCCGCTGATTTTGCTACCCCTGGTGGTGATGTTCATTTAGCACTCGCGTTTAATCCATCTCATTTGGAAATTGTTAATCCTGTTGTTATTGGTTCAGTACGTGCTCGTCAAGACCGCTTGAATGATAAGGATGGTAGTAAAGTACTTCCTATTACTATTCATGGTGATTCTGCGATTGCAGGACAAGGTGTTGTTGCGGAAACGTTTAACATGTCACAAGCTCGTGGCTACCAAGTGGGCGGTACGGTTCGTATTGTTGTGAATAACCAAGTCGGTTTTACTACATCGAATCCTCGTGATATGCGTTCTACCATGTACTGTACTGATATTGCCAAAATGGTACAGGCTCCGATATTTCACGTGAATGCGGATGATCCAGAAGCAGTTGCTTTCATCACACGTATCGCGCTTGATTATCGTAATACTTTCAAACGTGATGTTGTGATTGATTTAGTTTGTTATCGCCGTCATGGGCATAACGAAGCAGATGAACCAAATGCAACTCAGCCTTTGATGTATCAGAAAATCAAAAAACATCCAACGCCGCGTAAAATTTATGCTGATATATTGGTTGACCGTAAAACGATTGAATTAGAAGTTTCTACTCAGTTAGTTAATGAATATCGTGATGCACTTGACCGTGGTGAAGTGGTGGTTAAAGAATGGAGGCCAATGGCTCTACATTCCGTTGATTGGACACCTTATCTTGGTCATGAATGGAATGAAGATTGGAATAATGAAGTTGACCAAGACCGCTTAATTGAGCTTGGTAACAAAATTTGCCAATTCCCAGAAAGCCACAAATTGCAAAGTCGTGTTTCAAAGCTATATAACGATCGTGTTTCTATGATCAATGGTGAAAAAGCGATTGATTGGGGCATGGCAGAAACACTGGCTTATGCAACATTAGTGGATATTGGTAAACGTATTCGTATTACCGGCCAAGATTCTGGTCGAGGGACGTTCTTCCATCGTCACGCCGTATTACATGATCAAGAAACTGCAAGTACTTATATGCCTTTGGCACATGTGCATGATCATCAAGGTCCATTCCAAGTGTTTGACTCTGTATTGTCAGAAGAAGCGGTACTGGCATTTGAGTATGGCTACGCAACGGCTGAACCTGGCGGTTTAACGGTATGGGAAGCGCAGTTTGGTGATTTTGCTAACGGCGCGCAAGTAGTCATCGACCAGTTTATTTCATCAGGCGAGCAAAAGTGGGGCCGTTTGTGTGGCTTAACCATGCTTCTTCCTCATGGTTATGAAGGTCAAGGACCTGAACACTCATCTGCACGTTTAGAGCGATATTTACAGCTTTGTGCTGAGCAAAATATTCAAGTAGTTGTCCCGTCTACACCTGCTCAGGTTTACCATATGATTCGTCGCCAAGTGGTTCGCCCTATGCGTCGTCCGCTTATCGTTATGTCACCTAAATCATTATTGCGCCATCCTCTGTGTACTTCATCAATTGAAGAGCTCGCCAGTGGTACTTTCCAAGCCGCTATTCCTGAAATGGATGAGTTAGAGGCAAATAAGGTAAAACGTGTCGTAATGTGTTCAGGTAAAGTTTATTTCGACTTGTTAGAACAACGTCGTAAAAATGAACAACATGATGTTGCCATTATTCGTGTGGAGCAGCTTTATCCATTCCCATATGAAGATGTTAGTAAAGCCATTGAGCAATATACCAATGTAGAAGATTTTGTATGGTGTCAAGAAGAGCCGCAAAACCAAGGTGCATGGTATAGCAGCCAACATAATATGCGCTTTGCACTACCAAATGGTGCCACATTGAAATATGCAGGTCGACCAGCTTCTGCATCACCA